Proteins encoded together in one Candidatus Nitrosocaldus cavascurensis window:
- a CDS encoding nitrilase-related carbon-nitrogen hydrolase: MRRLRIASTQFILKPYSSLSSFMDDVSKMLDMSKGCDIVVFGEWFTLGLLSIDMDIDKATYDDIPRLARFTDDLCSRFSDLAIGRGQCIVAGTTVEEHSGRYYDTCFIFMPDGSMYRHRKTHLFPLEKDAWHMSEHDTMEVFEYSSRGCNNSDSSSIEQDGFSVKFGVCICYESQIPECSRVLALNGAELIVCPSLTLTDAGYNRIRHSCEARCIENQLLVVLSSTVGNLAPFPVRGIGRSAILAPCDKPWPSNGIIADGIMNVEHIVMAEVDLDGIKMTREHGAARTHRDRMEKIQLYSRWFASYLGK; encoded by the coding sequence ATGAGGAGGTTAAGGATAGCAAGTACACAGTTCATACTCAAGCCTTACAGCAGTTTATCCTCATTCATGGATGATGTATCAAAGATGCTTGATATGAGCAAGGGTTGTGATATTGTTGTATTTGGTGAGTGGTTCACCTTAGGTCTCCTTTCCATTGATATGGATATTGATAAGGCTACCTACGATGATATACCAAGACTTGCAAGGTTTACTGATGATCTATGCAGTAGATTCAGTGATCTAGCAATAGGTAGAGGACAGTGCATAGTAGCAGGCACAACTGTAGAGGAGCACTCTGGAAGGTACTACGATACATGCTTTATATTCATGCCAGATGGTTCAATGTATAGGCATAGGAAGACACACCTCTTCCCCCTTGAGAAGGATGCATGGCATATGAGCGAGCATGATACCATGGAGGTCTTTGAGTATAGTAGTAGAGGTTGCAATAATAGTGATAGTAGCAGCATAGAGCAGGATGGGTTTAGTGTTAAGTTCGGTGTATGTATATGCTACGAGTCACAGATACCGGAGTGCTCAAGGGTACTAGCATTAAATGGTGCTGAACTGATAGTATGCCCATCACTAACTCTAACAGATGCTGGATACAACAGGATAAGACACTCATGTGAGGCAAGGTGTATAGAGAATCAGTTGCTTGTTGTGCTAAGCAGTACAGTTGGTAACCTTGCTCCATTCCCAGTAAGGGGTATAGGTAGATCTGCTATACTTGCACCATGTGATAAGCCATGGCCAAGCAATGGGATTATAGCAGATGGCATAATGAATGTCGAGCATATAGTCATGGCTGAGGTTGACCTAGATGGTATAAAGATGACTAGAGAGCATGGTGCTGCAAGGACACATAGGGATAGGATGGAGAAGATACAACTCTATAGTAGATGGTTTGCTTCCTATCTGGGCAAATGA